The Macaca fascicularis isolate 582-1 chromosome 14, T2T-MFA8v1.1 genome contains the following window.
AATCGGGGACTGGAGTTGGCCCCCAGGAATGTCACGGCCCTGGGCTTTGAGACACTCTTTTTATGGGCCTTTCACCCAGTCCAGACCTTGCCTGCTCTTCAGAGCTGCTTGAAGGATTTTGCCTCAGAACTacggacatttaaaaaatgtctaacCTTGTGTCAGTTTATATTTGTAGAAAGCTTCATAAGGTGCTTTTccatatgttatttcatttggTCATTTCCACAACCCCATAAGGtagataaaacataaatttttatttccacattAAAGAAAATTGAAGCCCAGAGGAGACTTTTTATTCATCCCAGGTTTCACAACAAATAGTGTCAGGGAGAGAAATTGAACCAATCCTCTGACTTCACATTGAGGGTTCTTCCCATTACTTTGGCTCCCAGATCTTCTCAAAGAGTGTTAAAGTTCTTTCCGCCACCCCAACCCCAGGGGGTGAGTACACTTCCAGAATTTAGGGATGCTTTAAAAGCCATTGCtgaattgaattttatttctcctgatCACTATAGATAAAGCTCACGCAACTTTTCTGAGAAGCAGGCGATGCTAATATACCCCTATTTGTTATTGTTCATTAGACCCTTCTTATGACTCAGTCAGAAGAGGAGCATGGGGCAATAACATGAATTCTGGCCTCAACAAAAGTAAGTAAATGTCTTATAATTCTTTGGAGGAAAGCATGTTTCTGAGGACGGGGTTGGAGAACAGGATCATAAGATACAGGAGAGCAGCAAACATTTGTTTCCCTGCTTTTTGAGTAGACATCAAAATTATTTGCCAATTTAGGGCCTTTCCATGATACCCAGTCCTTGAAAGATGGTATGAGATTTTCATTTAgatttttgagttttgttttattgCACTCCGTTTTAGAACATTGGAAGTTTGAAggttttcttgagacaaggttcTATACCAATGAATGGTCACTGTCACTGGCTGTGGCTTCTGTTATTTAAATCAAGGTAATGACTCTCTATAACTTTGCTCCCCTAACTGTTGAGGCTAAGTCATACCAATTTCCCCATCCCCCTTGATACTGGGTAGACTTCAACATATCATCACTTGGTGGAGAAATTGATGTCTCAGACCCCCGCCATCTCCTCCACATCTTCCATCCCTGATGAGGAGATGCCGGGGGGGTCTGGGACATCAATTTCTCCACCAAGTGGTGAGATGATGGCATGTCGAAGTCTACCCAATATCGCCCATTAAGGGAATAAGGGGCAAGAATGACTCACGAACTCTTGTACCAGAAATCAATCTTGCCATGCCTAGAAAGCAAAATATGAAGCACATGAGCAGGTGGTAAAGGAAATTCTTTCAAGAAAGAGGTTGGGGTTACAAATTAATGCCAAAACAATAACCAAGACCCCTTCCAATTATGTGTATTAATTATTTACTTACTCTGCACATGACATTTGGCAATATAAGATTCACAAAGATGAATCAGACATGCACTGGTCCCATAAGCGGGAGAGAGAAACCACGCACACACAGAACTCCTTTCATCTGGTTGGTATCAAGGAAGGCTTGTGGACCTGGTAGCACTTGAGTCAGCTCTGGAAGGAGAGGCAGGATTTGGACCTGTGGCAATGTGGGCTGGGGAAGACGTCAGCTTGGCATGTCTGACAGTCAGAGAGGACCTCAGGTTCCTGGAGTTTAGGATGTGTGATGCAGAGGAAGTCTGGAAAGGTAAGAAACAGAATCGTAAATGATGCTATGAAGATAGGCCTTAGTTCTTTAGGCAATGAGGAGTCACTAAGATTTTGAACAGTGGCGTGCATGGTGGGttgtggggagagagaagagtaatgaggacaccagtcagactAAGCCACAAACCATGCAAGAAGCAACACAGATCTGCAACGCAGAAGTGATCATGGGAATGGAAAGGGTGTGTGAGAGATACCAAGGAGGAAACTCACAAGACGGGGACACCGCTAAGCAGCTGATCTTTCCTCAGATGTCACTTTCTCAGTCAGGACTTCTCTAACTTTCCGATTTGAAAATGAAATCCGCGGCCTCAGTACCATCAGTGATGCTCTACTGttggtttactttttaaaaatttgaaaatgaaaaggtgacatttgagcaaacacaaaattttaggaattttaaaatgtgtttgttgtTGTCTCTCCCATTGGATTGCAAGTTTTACCAGGAATGGCTTGTTCATTCCTGAATCTCCAGCATGGAGAACAGGGCCAGCACATAGCAGATTCTAGGTAAATGTTTCTAAAACAAGAGGAATAAATGAGTCAGTGGAGAGTGGGTGAAGGAATGAGTGAGAAAGCACATCTGTCAAGACGTCTCACTCCCTTCGGGGAGCCGGGTCCTACTCACTGCATTTCTTTCCCTCTTGCCACAGGTCCTCCCCTTGGAGGGGCACAAACGATCAGTAAGAATACAGAGCAACGGCCCCAGCCAGGTACCTGCCCAGGATATGTAATTTCTCCTTTGCTTCCTGCACAGTTGATTCCACATGGTCAACTGATGGAGGCTTTAAACAATATACTACatatgttctctcttatttctctcAAAGAGGGTCTATCTTTGACCCTAATAGGCCTGCGAATGAAGTAACAGGTACTGAAATCAAGTGGAGACTTGTTAAATATCAAAGGTGAAAGGAACTTGAAGATGAACTGTTCCAatgctttattttgttaaataaagaaactgaggcccggcGAGGTGAAGTGACTCGCTAAAAACCATACAGCTGGTTAATGAAAGAAATAGAGCTATAATCCCAGACCCCCAAATTCCTGTCCAAGCCTTTTATACTTCACCAAACCTTACTTTCAGAAATATCCCCACCCTGTGATGGATCGGCTTAACAATTAAGGCAGAGGAACTTTTAAAGCTGTGGACTTGGAGACTCCGTATTGGAGAGGAACTTGGAGATTTCTGGGTCTATCATACCCTCACCTCTACCTTACTTGTGCTTATAGTAAACCAGGGCATTGACTCTCTAGCTGGGCCCAGTTCCACTATCTGACCCAAAGTCCGCCTCCTGGAATTTCCGCTCAAGCTTTGCCTTCTGGAGAAGCCTTCCTCCTGCTTTCTCCGAAACCCTTTGCCTATCTGAAGACAGCTGCTGTGCCCAAGCCCCagctcctctctctgtcttcttatGTGATGCAGCTGAGATAAAGTTCTGAACAAGTCATTTGCTTTGGGGTAGGCAAACGTTATTCTGCATCTCCACAGAAGGCAGAGCAAGAGAAAAATCAACCGACATTTCACCTGGAAGGTTAAGAAAAAATTTGCTGACTGTGGATCACAAGTCAGAATTAGAGAGTTTTAAAGACTGTccaataacaacaaaattatGCATTAGGCATCACCTGCCAAAAATACTTGAGTTATCATATCAATGGTGTGGATGAGAAAAGATGGTCTCAATGGGCTTAAGGACTCTTGAAGTTAATTTATGGTTCTAAGTAGAAACCCAAAAATcatattggtatttttaaaattgtaattatagtttaaaaaatagcaaaattgcACAAAATACATGACAATTGTGCCAAGTCGAGACCCAGCTCTCTACCATGATTTCCTCAACTAACAAAAAACGAGACAAACCTCTCACCTAAACCAATATTGCAAAGACTTTTTCATGGCTAAATGAACACATACGTTTTGAGTAAAGTGAGATTTTTAAGAATAGTCATTCTATAGCTAAAATACAAACTCTGGTTTGTGCTGACATTTCTAAGTTTCAAATCACAGAGTGTtatcctagaagaaaactgaggaatCCAGTAGCCCAACCCACTCATttggcagatgagaaaactgattcCTAGAAATTGTCCAACAAGTTATTTGTTTATCACATAACTGCTGCTAAAACCCAGGCTGCTTGGTTTCTAGGCATGTGTTTTTCatgctacatttaaaaaacagattaatAAGGTTGTTAGTATTAGGTAGAGCTATTAAAGACCAGTAACCATGAGACCTTCTTTAAGCTCATGGAGTCAGCTGTCTATTGTATCATTGAATATTAGCCAGTTCCTTTccaaatgttttcattgttttgcCTTGGGTAATGACAACATAATCTGCACATTTTAGATGccaaataagaaaaagtaatCCTGTTCCTATTCTTTGTTGTTTCTGTCATTATTGAGATGAAGACCACAAATGTCATCAAGATCTTTGAGATCTGCAAATAAAAGCAGTAAAGTTTTCTGAAATCAGTCTTTCCCGTGATCTTGAAATAAAAGTATAAACCCTTATGGTTTTCTTATGGCGGTTGTCATATTTTTAATAACACTgaaacaaatttccttttttatttccttagatCCATATCAGATCCTGGGCCCGACCAGCAGTCGCCTAGCCAACCCTGGTGAGTTTACCTTGGCCTGCAAGCCTTTTTTTTGGCCAGAATGTTTCGTAGCTTTGTGAAGTCACAGAGAATTCTGTCCAGACACCTGAGTGGGGAGTAACATGCACCTCTTTCCTTGAAATGTTCAGTGTCTGTTTCTGGAGCATGTGAACAAGAGGTCAGGGCTTGTTATGAGGTGTCAAGGTTCATCAGCTGAGGATGCTTCTGGGAATAAACACTTTAGCACTGCATATGTGCACTTAGGTGTAGATAAGTAATGAGCGGCACAGGTAGGCATTTTAACTGGAGAAAAtgggcaagaaagaaaaagaagacaactCCACTCAGCTCTCCGTTGTCTCCCGCATGCAAGgcacaaataagtaaatattccAAAGTGCtttatttgtgattctagaaAGTGTTGCTGAGTTATCTGGCCTTATAAAAGAGATGTGTCCTGGAAAAGTTGCAGATATAGTCAATTTGACCttgtattttaaagatttagTATCAAAAATAACTCTCAAGAGGATCCTTCTAAACCAAGCCCATCGAGATTGGGAGCTAGCAGGCTCTTGCAGTAGTGTGGTCCACTCACCTTCCCATCCCAGGGACTCTCGCTACCCATTCCTTCATGCCTGGGCATTCCTGCCAGAGGACAAAGAAGCCACCCAGCATATTCTGGGTATTTTTCTCTCTGCACAAGTTCTCTGTAGAACTTAGAGCTGCAAGCCAAGCTGTAGGACCTGCCAGGGGCCAAAAGCTAAAGCTCGTGAGGCAGCTTCTCCCAATGACTCCCACAGTCATGCCTTGCCCCTGACTCTTTACTGCTGACAGGGAATTCCCTGGGAGACCTGACCACTAATTAGAGATCAGACAGTGGTTCAGGCCTTTCTAGATGAAGAGGTTCAAAAGTCTTACCAAAGGGGTTGAGGGAGGATGTCACtggcctaagatcacacagctagttcTGGGCAGAGTTTGCACCTCACTTCCCACATTCCATTTACCAGGCCTTGGGGCAAAGCATCTTAGGATCTAACCTCGCTTATTATACCCAAGGCAAGCAGAAAGGCAAATCAACAGTGAGAAGAAGGGCTTGTCAGGTCGATCCCGAtgtcaaaggaaacaaaaggttTCTTTAAAAGGATGAGAAGCTCCCTGCATTTAGGGAACTGGGTTCTGCCTTCTCTGGACTGAGGTGTTCTGTTCTCTCCCGTTTGCCTCACGGCCTGCAGGAAGTGGGCAGATCCAGCTGTGGCAATTCCTCCTGGAGCTGCTCTCCGACAGTGCCAACGCCAGCTGTATCACCTGGGAGGGTACCAACGGGGAGTTCAAAATGACGGACCCCGATGAGGTGGCCAGGCGCTGGGGCGAGCGGAAAAGCAAGCCCAACATGAATTACGACAAGCTGAGCCGGGCCCTCCGATATTACTATGATAAAAACATTATGACCAAAGTGCACGGCAAAAGATATGCCTACAAATTTGACTTCCATGGCATTGCCCAGGCTCTGCAGCCACATCCAACCGAGTCGTCCATGTACAAGTACCCTTCTGACATCTCCTACATGCCTTCCTACCATGCCCACCAGCAGAAGGTGAACTTTGTCCCTCCCCATCCATCCTCCATGCCTGTCACTTCCTCCAACTTCTTTGGAGCCGCATCACAATACTGGACCTCCCCCACGGGGGGAATCTACCCCAACCCCAATGTCCCCCGCCATCCTAACACCCATGTGCCTTCACACTTAGGCAGCTACTACTAGAAGCTTACTCATCGGTGGCCTTCTAGCTGAAGCCCATCCTGCACACTTACTGGATGCTTTGGACTCTACAGGACATATGTGGCCTTGAAGAGAAGACAAAACTGGATGTTCTTTCTTGTTGGATAGAACCTTTGTATTTGttccttaaaaacattttttttaatgttggtaACTTTTGCTTCCTCTACCTGAACAAAGAGATGGATAATTCCATGGGCCAGTATGCCAGTTTGAATTCTCAGTCTCCTAGCATCTTGTGAGTTGCATATTAAAATTACTGGAATGGCTATGTCATGGTTCTGAGAAAGAagctgtacattttctttatgtttttatgaCCAAAGCAGTTTCTTATCAATACACGGGTCTCATTAGGGGTTCAGTACGACACAGAATCATGGACTTAACCAGTCATGTTCTGGTTTGAGATTTAGTGAAAATAGAGGTGGGAAGCTTATAATCTAATTTTAGGAGGACCGAATTCAGTGGATGGCACTGGAACATTGATTGTAAGGCCAGTGAAGTTTTCACCCAACTGGAATTTGATGGAAAGaaggtgtgtgtgtttaagaCGTCAAGGGCATTGCAGAATCCCCCTCAGTGGACAGTATGCACTCAACTGACCACTCTCTCTAGAAATAGTCAAGATACGAACTAAGAAATTTTAATGCAAATACATACATTCCTGAAAGATGGGGaattaaataactattttttttaaatgatgacagTGGGTCCCAGAACTTGGAAAAGTTGTAGGGATTTCTAAACTCAAACAGATTCGCAAGCGCTGTGCGCTTGTCAGACCATCCGACCAGGGTCAACCAATCAGAAGGCAACTTACTGTATAAATTATGCAGAGTTATTTTCCTATATCTcacagtattaaaaataaataattaaaaattaagaataaataaacGAGTTGACCTCGGTCACAAAAGCAGTTTTACTATCGAATCAGTcgctgttattttttttaaatgtaatttgtaCATCTTTTATCAATCTGTACATTTGGGCTGTTTGTACGTTTTTATagctggtttttaaaaagcataatatgACTATTGCTGAAAAGGAAACAGGGCTGTTTAAGTCACTGACTTACGAGAAAGCAAAGCACTGGTACAGTTATTTAACAGGCATACACAAGCAAGGAAAGATAATCCATTTAGATCTTTAATGCTTTGGAAATGTGTGTAACAGTACTGCAATAATCACAGCTCtgggaaaaacaacaaaactttccCTTGTGCAGAGGAGGGATTTTCCTGCTCTATATATGCAACATATTTTtagacattaaaatatatataattttgcaggtaattgttgactttttaaactaTATGAAGTGTTAAGCTGACAACTGTCAATGAAGACCATGTTGTAAAATAATTTGACTAAATAAATGGTTCCTTCTCTCAGCGCTGAGGACAGTTTTCTTATTTACCGCCCCCGTGAGGTCAAAGGGTTT
Protein-coding sequences here:
- the FLI1 gene encoding Friend leukemia integration 1 transcription factor isoform X6; protein product: MTASGSPDYGQPHKINPLPPQQEWINQPVRVNVKREYDHMNGSRESPVDCSVSKCSKLVGGGESNPMNYNSYMDEKNGPPPPNMTTNERRVIVPADPTLWTQEHVRQWLEWAIKEYGLMEIDTSFFQNMDGKELCKMNKEDFLRATTLYNTEVLLSHLSYLRESSLLAYNTTSHTDQSSRLSVKEDPSYDSVRRGAWGNNMNSGLNKSPPLGGAQTISKNTEQRPQPDPYQILGPTSSRLANPGSGQIQLWQFLLELLSDSANASCITWEGTNGEFKMTDPDEVARRWGERKSKPNMNYDKLSRALRYYYDKNIMTKVHGKRYAYKFDFHGIAQALQPHPTESSMYKYPSDISYMPSYHAHQQKVNFVPPHPSSMPVTSSNFFGAASQYWTSPTGGIYPNPNVPRHPNTHVPSHLGSYY
- the FLI1 gene encoding Friend leukemia integration 1 transcription factor isoform X2; its protein translation is MDGTIKEALSVVSDDQSLFDSAYGAAAHLPKADMTASGSPDYGQPHKINPLPPQQEWINQPVRVNVKREYDHMNGSRESPVDCSVSKCSKLVGGGESNPMNYNSYMDEKNGPPPPNMTTNERRVIVPADPTLWTQEHVRQWLEWAIKEYGLMEIDTSFFQNMDGKELCKMNKEDFLRATTLYNTEVLLSHLSYLRESSLLAYNTTSHTDQSSRLSVKEDPSYDSVRRGAWGNNMNSGLNKSPPLGGAQTISKNTEQRPQPDPYQILGPTSSRLANPGSGQIQLWQFLLELLSDSANASCITWEGTNGEFKMTDPDEVARRWGERKSKPNMNYDKLSRALRYYYDKNIMTKVHGKRYAYKFDFHGIAQALQPHPTESSMYKYPSDISYMPSYHAHQQKVNFVPPHPSSMPVTSSNFFGAASQYWTSPTGGIYPNPNVPRHPNTHVPSHLGSYY
- the FLI1 gene encoding Friend leukemia integration 1 transcription factor isoform X3 translates to MCTLSEALSVVSDDQSLFDSAYGAAAHLPKADMTASGSPDYGQPHKINPLPPQQEWINQPVRVNVKREYDHMNGSRESPVDCSVSKCSKLVGGGESNPMNYNSYMDEKNGPPPPNMTTNERRVIVPADPTLWTQEHVRQWLEWAIKEYGLMEIDTSFFQNMDGKELCKMNKEDFLRATTLYNTEVLLSHLSYLRESSLLAYNTTSHTDQSSRLSVKEDPSYDSVRRGAWGNNMNSGLNKSPPLGGAQTISKNTEQRPQPDPYQILGPTSSRLANPGSGQIQLWQFLLELLSDSANASCITWEGTNGEFKMTDPDEVARRWGERKSKPNMNYDKLSRALRYYYDKNIMTKVHGKRYAYKFDFHGIAQALQPHPTESSMYKYPSDISYMPSYHAHQQKVNFVPPHPSSMPVTSSNFFGAASQYWTSPTGGIYPNPNVPRHPNTHVPSHLGSYY
- the FLI1 gene encoding Friend leukemia integration 1 transcription factor isoform X1 encodes the protein MFQTVPDTSSYVKEALSVVSDDQSLFDSAYGAAAHLPKADMTASGSPDYGQPHKINPLPPQQEWINQPVRVNVKREYDHMNGSRESPVDCSVSKCSKLVGGGESNPMNYNSYMDEKNGPPPPNMTTNERRVIVPADPTLWTQEHVRQWLEWAIKEYGLMEIDTSFFQNMDGKELCKMNKEDFLRATTLYNTEVLLSHLSYLRESSLLAYNTTSHTDQSSRLSVKEDPSYDSVRRGAWGNNMNSGLNKSPPLGGAQTISKNTEQRPQPDPYQILGPTSSRLANPGSGQIQLWQFLLELLSDSANASCITWEGTNGEFKMTDPDEVARRWGERKSKPNMNYDKLSRALRYYYDKNIMTKVHGKRYAYKFDFHGIAQALQPHPTESSMYKYPSDISYMPSYHAHQQKVNFVPPHPSSMPVTSSNFFGAASQYWTSPTGGIYPNPNVPRHPNTHVPSHLGSYY